A window from Oncorhynchus keta strain PuntledgeMale-10-30-2019 unplaced genomic scaffold, Oket_V2 Un_contig_26212_pilon_pilon, whole genome shotgun sequence encodes these proteins:
- the LOC127922551 gene encoding AP-1 complex subunit mu-2-like: MSASAVFVLDLKGKVLICRNYKGDVDMAEIDHFLPLLMTQEEEGLTCPIMSHGNVHFLWIKHTNLYLVATTNKNSNASLVYAFLYKVVEVFTEYFTELEEESIQDNFVVVYELLDELMDFGFPQTTDSKILQEYITQEGTKLEVAKTKVPTTVTNAVSWRSEGIKYKKNEVFIDVIESINLLVNANGSVMSSDIVGTVKLKTMLSGMPELRLGLNDRALFALTGRDKGKTVTMEDVKFHQCVRLSRFESDRTISFIPPDGESELMSYRINTHVKPLIWIESVIEKFSHSRVEIMVKAKGQFKKQSVANNVEVRVPVPSDADSPKFKTSTGHAKYVPEKNLAVWTIKSFPVSGKEFLMRASFGLPSVENDEMEGKPPITVNFEIPYFTVSGIQVRYMKIIEKSGYQALPWVRYITQSGDYQLRSNF; the protein is encoded by the exons ATGTCTGCCTCCGCTGTCTTCGTTCTGGACTTGAAAGGAAAG GTGCTCATATGTCGGAACTACAAGGGCGACGTGGACATGGCTGAGATTGACCATTTCCTGCCTTTGCTCATGACACAGGAAGAGGAGGGGCTTACCTGTCCAATCATGTCGCACGGCAACGTTCATTTCCTGTGGATCAAGCACACCAACCTGTACT TGGTGGCCACTACCAACAAGAACTCCAACGCCTCTCTGGTCTATGCCTTCCTCTATAAAGTGGTTGAG GTGTTCACAGAGTACTTTACAGAGTTGGAGGAGGAGAGCATACAGGACAACTTTGTGGTGGTCTATGAGCTACTGGACGAGCTCATGGACTTTGGCTTCCCCCAGACCACCGACAGCAAGATCCTGCAGGA GTACATCACGCAGGAGGGCACCAAGCTGGAGGTGGCTAAGACTAAGGTTCCCACCACTGTCACCAACGCTGTGTCCTGGAGGTCAGAGGGCATCAAGTACAAGAAGAATGAGGTCTTCATCGATGTCATCGAGTCCATCAACTTACTG GTGAATGCCAATGGCAGTGTGATGAGCAGTGACATCGTGGGCACTGTCAAGCTGAAGACCATGCTGTCTGGCATGCCTGAGCTGAGACTGGGACTCAATGACCGAGCGCTGTTCGCCCTCACTGGCC gcgACAAAGGGAAGACTGTAACGATGGAGGACGTTAAGTTCCACCAGTGTGTTCGTCTGTCCCGTTTCGAGAGTGACCGCACCATCTCCTTCATCCCTCCTGACGGAGAGTCTGAACTCATGTCCTACCGCATCAACACTCAT GTGAAGCCTCTGATATGGATTGAGTCTGTCATCGAGAAGTTCTCTCACAGTCGAGTTGAGATCATGGTTAAG GCTAAAGGGCAGTTCAAGAAGCAGTCAGTAGCCAACAACGTGGAGGTGCGGGTTCCTGTCCCCAGTGACGCTGACTCCCCCAAGTTTAAGACCAGTACAGGCCACGCTAAATACGTCCCTGAGAAGAACCTGGCTGTGTGGACTATCAAGTCCTTCCCTGTAA gcGGTAAGGAGTTTCTGATGCGGGCCAGCTTTGGCCTGCCCAGTGTGGAGAATGATGAGATGGAGGGCAAACCTCCCATCACTGTCAACTTTGAGATTCCATACTTCACAGTGTCAGGGATACAG GTGCGGTACATGAAAATTATAGAGAAGAGTGGTTACCAGGCCTTGCCCTGGGTCAGATACATCACACAGAGTGGAG ATTACCAACTACGGAGTAACTTCTAA